One Pelobates fuscus isolate aPelFus1 chromosome 8, aPelFus1.pri, whole genome shotgun sequence genomic window carries:
- the LOC134570889 gene encoding mucin-2-like, whose translation MFHLGIIILLIAVSPAKCQTSSTSSLISTLDELLAILLKLSQALNASTTTKVPATTLAITNASTVPITTGSTGTFTTALTNSFPTSTSNTVTYTAQPISDVSTGTKSSTGRNILLNSSSGTISTASSPPASTSVQGITVTSGSSNVLGSTSSPKISSVSGGTSIPASTNNPETISSTNNNGLSQSTTNLVTILPQSNSTLPALTSNTLRNATNCLSEITSRPVSRTANDGSTITNNPSVSTNSSQISSQPSQLNTTTYSGTRIPNQSETSSKASFNAATTNTASTDLITSGPTGSNTSIGTPSTTNINIKSTTNNGLTPTSATTGSQSATTTPSTTTSKSASQTTVNNGKTLSPTVGATTAFPVWDIVLIALAAFIGALLLVILVVAIAHMAKRKKSSRATTYHVNQSTA comes from the exons ATGTTTCATCTTGGGATCATCATTCTTCTTATAGCTG tttctcCTGCCAAATGCCAGACTTCCAGCACCTCTTCATTAATCAGCACTCTTGATGAACTCCTAGCCATTCTTCTCAAACTTAGCCAAGCACTCAATGCTTCGACTACCACAAAAGTGCCAGCCACTACTCTGGCCATCACCAATGCCAGTACTGTGCCAATCACTACTGGTAGTACAGGAACATTCACCACTGCATTGACCAATAGTTTTCCAACATCGACCAGTAACACAGTGACTTATACCGCTCAACCAATATCAGACGTTAGCACTGGAACAAAGTCTAGTACTGGGAGAAATATCCTCCTAAACAGTTCTTCAGGAACCATCTCCACTGCCAGTAGCCCCCCAGCATCAACCAGTGTTCAGGGAATCACTGTCACCTCTGGTAGCAGCAACGTACTAGGATCAACTAGTTCTCCAAAGATCAGTTCAGTTTCTGGTGGCACCAGCATCCCAGCATCGACCAATAATCCAGAAACTATTTCCAGTACAAACAATAATGGCCTCTCTCAATCAACCACCAACCTAGTGACTATTCTACCTCAAAGCAATagtactttgccagcattaacaAGTAACACATTAAGAAATGCTACCAATTGCCTATCTGAGATTACTAGTAGGCCAGTTTCTAGAACTGCCAATGACGGATCAACTATAACCAATAACCCATCGGTGAGCACCAACAGTTCTCAAATAAGCAGTCAACCATCACAACTCAACACAACCACATATTCTGGCACCAGGATCCCTAACCAATCAGAAACATCCAGTAAGGCTAGCTTTAATGCTGCAACCACTAACACAGCTTCTACTGATCTCATAACCAGTGGTCCGACAGGAAGTAATACAAGCATAGGCACACCATCTACCACTAACATCAATATCAAGTCAACAACCAACAATGGATTAACCCCTACCAGTGCCACAACCGGCAGCCAATCGGCAACAACAACTCCATCTACTACCACGAGTAAGAGTGCATCTCAAACCACAGTGAATAACGGGAAAACATTGT CACCAACAGTGGGAGCAACCACTGCCTTTCCAGTGTGGGACATTGTCCTCATTGCATTAGCAGCTTTCATAGGAGCCCTCCTCCTGGTTATCCTCGTCGTTGCT ATTGCACATATGGCAAAAAGAAAGAAATCGAGCCGTGCCACCACTTACCACGTCAACCAATCAACAGCATGA